The genomic DNA tttccgtcaattatttgatattttctcaccttttaaaccttccctggacttctacaaataattcaagaccaaaatttgccaaatcggtccagccgttctcgagttttagcgagacaaaggaatagcaattgatttttatatatatagatagaaGATAGATAGATTCCTAGAGAAATAAGAGAGCTACCTACCACgaaatttaaaggaaaattaaaagaCTGGCTTATTGAAAAGTGCTTCTATACcctagaagatttttttaagtatagaatataattttattttattttatatgtaataataggGTTATTTAAGTTCCTAAGTTTTCGCATGCCTACTGAAGGCGAAATGTGTTTAGCTACATAATTACCTGTTACCACCTTTTTTGTACCATATTTCggcgaataaagatttattattattattatattattatatttttttttatttgtttaacattctctagatttacatttttaaatactacacatataaaataaaataatatttaaaaatataaaaataggagccgaccagtagcgggagcatggtccaagccaccggtggttagggctccagagacagaaacctcctcacaatacgtgccgtttcgaggagtactgccttctgcatcaggcccttgatccatccgcccaagcccagcctcctaaggtggttgtcgaggctgttgggaaTTAAtccattggccgacacgactatcggcacaacgatagccgaatccacattccacatgtcgacaacctcgtgagccaagtcaagatattttatttgtttatctttttcagctttcacgaggttctcgtcatgagggatggtgatatcgattatcatcgtgcggcgcgcttgtcggtctatcaccactatatcaggtttattggctacaatagtataattattatattattatttaaaacactctaaaattatatttttaaacattacttataaaaataaaaaacaaaataacatttaaaaatataaaaataggagccaaccagtagcgggagcatggtccaagctaccggtggttagggctccaaagacagaaacctcctcacaattcgtgccgtttcgaggagtactgccttctgcatcaggcccttgatccatccgcccaaccccagccttctaaggtggttgtcgaggctgttgggtattaaaccgttggccgacacgactatcggcacaacgatagccgaatccacattccacatgtcgacaacctcgtgagccaagtcaagatattttatttgtttatctttttcagctttcacgaggttctcgtcatgagggatggtgatatcgattatcatcgtgcggcgcgcttgtcggtctatcaccactatatcaggtttgttggctacaatagtcctgtcagtgatgatagatcgatcccagtacaacgtgatatggccgttttcgagaactggatcgggcgcatacttgtagtatggaacctcaaactcaacaagttggtagtgcaaagcaagttgctggtggataatcttggccacctgattatgtctatgcaaatattcaccattagccaaacgaccacaaccagaaattatatgtcttatggattcaccaggactatgacatgcccgacatatgtcaacggtcccatccttaataatatatttccggtagttattcgtaaggataacttcgtccataattgcacagacaaatccttcagtttctccaaagagattactgaatcgtagccaagatacggacgccagaaaatctacactgggtccatgaagggcccggaagaagcgtccatggagctccttgctatgccatacctccttgcggtcattgacgcttagtaccacaggtttgcgccagttctcttttgctaaagatagtggagtgaatccattgtccactgccgctacttctcgatgcataccctcgtttactttcaggaaatattccctgaggttgcacacctcacggttatgaagggtcttagcatttaacaagcctcgacccccacacttccgcgggatgtacaacctcatgatcgatgaacgagggtgatgcatacgatttgcagtcagcagtgttcggactcgcctatccagagtgtcaagttcagtctgagtccacttgagtataccaaaagaatacattagaaccggcatgacccaaccgttataggctcgcaccttgtttccgcctgataatgaacttttcagcactttattcaggcggccaaagaagcgttcccgtaacgattgtttcatgtccggtccattaatgcctaatccctctgacatacccaggtacttgtaagtatcatttgcggagagcgctcttagttttgtgaaatctgagagttctagaccctcagattccacaatccctcctcgcttcacatgcatgacagcacatttatctactccaaattccattctgatggaactactaaatttttcagttattttcagtagttccatcagttgtttgttatttggagcaaacaacttgaggtcatccatgtaaagcaagtgggatatgactagaccccttctccgcaaaggatagcctagccctgaagcctctaataaagtactgagaggattcaaggccaagcagaaccatagtgggctcagactgtcaccctggaatattcctcgcactatccttacaggttcttcactcccttggatttgtctacatcccggatagcaaagcacagtactccattgcctcatacatgactgcaagaaggcgcgtagagttgcatctatcttatacaactccagcaccctcatgagccatgtatgtggcacagagtcatatgcctttttataatctatccagcatgtagacaaattctttcgggaccgacgaacctgttggcttacaaccatatcaatgaggagtagctccttagttccacgagaccccttcctacatccattttgagatacagacataatggaatgtttttcaatatgttttgttatttttgttctcaaaatagatgtaagaagtttatagaccgttggtaaacatgttattggtctataatttttgggttcagtgGAACTACCTGATTTATGGAGCAGATGGGTAACGCCTGTTGTTAGAAATTGGGGCAACGATCCAGCTTCTAAAGCTGCCTGGAATTGCGATGCTAAGCGAGAGTGTGAACTGGTGAACCATTTGAGCCAGAAGTTGTGCAGCCCGTCTGGCCCCGGTGATTTCCAATTTGGGACCGAACAGGCTGCACTGCTCACATCAGAGGAGGTGATTATCACCTCCTCCATCTCTGGCACAGTTTCACACCTTCGCTCAACATCACAGATCCAGTCATCCTCTGTGTGGCTAACAGGCACCGACCAGATGTTGCGCCAAAATGTGTTAGTGGCTTCATCATCCGGTCGCCGCCCATCAGTCACATCTTGGTTGGATCGTTCCCAATTTCTATATACCCACCTCTGATCTCTTTGGAACATGCGATTCTGAGTATATCGCTCAACTCGTTTTTTGTACCGCCTGATACGATTTGCCCATGCGTAGACTTTCTGCTTCAGGAAGTCGATGCGCTCTGTAACACGCGACATGTATTCATGAGGACTGGTTTCAGTCCCTACAAATGCACGTCTTACAAAGCGCATCACTCTAGGACGAGTATTGCCCTCCCTGAAGCAGGATAGTTTGCCAATAAGCACCCTGGCCTCACTGATACGACGCTCAATCCTGCACTGCCAGGCTGGTACTGCTGGTTTTGGTCGGACTGCTGCGTCAAGATTCGAGAATCTGACGTTAGCCACTCGACAAGCTGCTACCGCCCCACAGTACAGGATCGAGTGTGTATCATAGAGGTTTTCgctactttcaaaatatgttttaagtagcgAATCCAGTGCGCTTACCAGCGCTCTATTTTTTCCACACATGGGCAAACGTggcagttttggttttaaaggagCAAATCTATACTCACGAATCGCATCCTCCAAAGCACTCCTCAGTCGTTCATTGCACTGAGTACTTACTTGTTCAACCCTGTCGTCCTCCACTCCAGCGGCAGGAGTGGTCGGTGTCACATTTTGTGACGCTATAGGTGTTTGTGCCACCTCTTGTGGTGGGGCGGGGACGACACGGTTGCGCAGTGCTTCTGAGCGCAGCCGATCAAGTGCAGCCTCGTCCAATCTACGATTGCGTTGGAT from Spodoptera frugiperda isolate SF20-4 chromosome 26, AGI-APGP_CSIRO_Sfru_2.0, whole genome shotgun sequence includes the following:
- the LOC126912552 gene encoding uncharacterized protein LOC126912552, translating into MRAYYGATEGGTNLTAYRERMLSMFQVLEPSVNVSAQRLSDQVRVIQRNRRLDEAALDRLRSEALRNRVVPAPPQEVAQTPIASQNVTPTTPAAGVEDDRVEQVSTQCNERLRSALEDAIREYRFAPLKPKLPRLPMCGKNRALVSALDSLLKTYFESSENLYDTHSILYCGAVAACRVANVRFSNLDAAVRPKPAVPAWQCRIERRISEARVLIGKLSCFREGNTRPRVMRFVRRAFVGTETSPHEYMSRVTERIDFLKQKVYAWANRIRRYKKRVERYTQNRMFQRDQRWVYRNWERSNQDVTDGRRPDDEATNTFWRNIWSVPVSHTEDDWICDVERRCETVPEMEEVIITSSDVSSAACSVPNWKSPGPDGLHNFWLKWFTSSHSRLASQFQAALEAGSLPQFLTTGVTHLLHKSGYRSTFQ